The sequence ACTAAAAAGGCGTGTATTTTATGtggatattattgttaaaggattacaatcattttattatttcacagtAAATGgcaatagtaatattattgtatatgtttaattatttcaattatcgaAATGATAATGCATTTTTGTGTTGCTTATGAAATATTCAGTACATGTCTTatcgataataaaacaaattttattattgtaatctGCTCAGAGTTCCTGTTagtatactttataaatttaaaaataacatggTATTGTTTTCAGTAAATGTTACACATAATTGGTTTGCTAACTAAACCTttcaaaatgatataataatttacttttatttgtatttagattttaaagatGAAAGATGATACAGATTCCAATATTACTACAACAAAGGCAACATTAAATGATCATCCTCCTGAAGAATGGATAGATATTTTAGGGAATCGACAACTTAGAAAAAAAGTAGTGAAACAAGGGAAAAATGGCACTCGACCAGTTAGGTCTGAAAtatgtacattaaaaattattggcaAGTTAACAGACGGTACAGTTGTCGAAGAGTATGAGGatcttaaaattcaattaggTGATGTTGAAGTAATTCaggtaattatattaaaagatcAATccacaaaaaatttattcagtaaaagactataataatttaaagataagTCTATTATGACATTATTGTTGTAtggtttattatattttctactaGGGATTAGATCTAGCTATTGCTCTTATGGATACAAATGAAGTTGCTGAAATTGAAGTAGACCCAAGATTTGCTTATGGTCAGTTAGGCAAATTACCAACTATACCACCTAAtgcaactattttatatacagttGAATTAAAATCTATTGAAATGCAAGAGGAAATAGAAACGCTTAGCATTAAGCAGCGGAAAGAAATTGGGTAAGTAGTTCCACttcaattattgaattgtatttatgcagttttatatttttatattcaaatgttaatgaaacaaaatgaaatgaaacttCTATTTCTGTGCCAACAATTGCAGCAATTATTAAGTACATCAGATTTCACAATCTATTAATTGttagtaatttattcttttaaaggaataaaaaacGAGAACGTGGAAATTGGTGGTTTGATCGAGATGAACCAATGCTTGCTATACAATGTTACAGAAGAgcattagaatttttaataccaGCTGAAAATCGTTCTTCGTATCATACCGAAATAGACGATTCTGCTACAGATGCAGAGTTGCAAGCATTGCTGGAAGATTCTATGaaggtatataataatttagcagCTGCGCAAATGAAGACGCAAGCATATGATGCAGCATTGAAAAGCGTAGAAAGTGTTTTAAGTTGCCAACCACAAAATGTAAAAGCACTTTTCAGAAAAGGTATTATTACTAACTGTTTAAACGTGCACATTATAAATTGTGTAATACAAATGCTTATATGCACATATTTGTAGGAAAAATTTTGCACTACAAAGGAGAACACACATTAGCATATCAGACATTACTTCAGATATTGAAACTAGTACCCGAAACAAAGGCTGTTCAAATGGAATTAGCTATCTTGAAAGGAAAAATTACTAAAGATGCTCAAcatgaaaaaaatttgtacCGCAAAATGTTTGGTACACACAAAAATTCTAATACATCCacaaaaaatgtaaagaaagGAACTGAAAGTAAAACTATATCATATGTTTCATGGAGTATAATGGGTGGAACAACTGCAGCGATAGCAGGATTCCTTTTATATAGATTCATTTTGTGAAACaagataaagaataaataaaatgtagaaatcGAATGGGAcgtattgtaaaatatactaatacacaattaaacattgttaattaattatgttcatAAAAGTATGAATGTAAAAACGTacacaaaagaaatatttataattgtaagtGTGTACATGTTGTGAGTAATGTATACTTCttgtaaatcaaatttctGTACCTTTTTGTcgataatatatactttttagTAGAAGATTGTTTAGAATTTCActagtgaaatattatttatgcttgcaattaaataataaattttttggaTTTAAAGCGGaatgcaacatttttaattaaatatgaaaaagaattgcataataattataggtTTCTAAATACTGGTTCAATTTCAACCATTAAGAACTGTCATAAATTAtcacattttttcaaatcattattttgttattatttacactTACAATAAATCTTGGTCGTCTTAGATAAACATCGATACGATATATACATTTCtaagttataatatttatgtaaaaaaggtgtaaaaacaatttagaaGGTAAATAACTATTTTCTGTAActctattaacacgttgacgacggcttgacCCACCTGTAGGTCATACCTGTCAGACCCgtgggctgcgtacatttatttattttgcttgcatttcacaaaatagatactataaaataggtttatgttattttatctgaacattataaacagatattcaatagtaaaaacatagaaattcaatattataaacgcaacataattatttaatttttgtaaatttcgggcgccgactcacagagaaaatcgtgaatatcggtgCCGGCGTCGACGTGTTAAAGATTTAGAAACGATGGAAATGATTGATTTAAGTAATTATCTATTGGCGTCGTATCTACTTTGTTAATATTGGAATCTACAAAAAGTGACGTTCCCTCGACAGTTCCAAACAATAATtccgaataatttgaattttcgaaaaatggttgatctgtatttaaaatttcatgatGAAATTCCAGatcttgataattattaagattcaatatttcattagaaTTTGTTTCAAACTGATCTATAAGGTCACTCATTGTCGATGTTTTTGGGCTGGTAACTTCTACTGTAACAATTTGTCCCGCATTAATATCTACTAATGACAGAACTTGAGGAACAGAATCAGTAgtagttaataaatttgagaGTTCTAATGATAAAATTGGGTTTTCGCAAAGATCATGAGAGTCTGGCACTGTTTGTAATTCGAACCTTGAATCAATATGTTCATTAATGATATTCGTTCTTGTGGTAGAGAAAATTTTATCACTTGTAGTTATATCGAAGTTTTctgtaacttttaatttttttggcTTCAGTTTTTTCGGTATTTCTGGCACTGGAACAAGATGACCATCTTCTGTTTTCATGAGTTTTACAACCTGTTGAATATGATACATAtcatgaatatatatttcatttaaatatcttaaagAATTACTACAAGATAGACGATTAAAGTTGATTGGATTcaccttctttttctttacagACACGATTCTATGACAAGTTTCCATATGACGAGTGAGGTGATGTGATCTCTTAAAAGCAGTACTACATTGCATACAAACAAACGGTCGATGTTGTTGATGAGATAGTTTGTGTCTTTTCAATAAACtatttcgtttaaatgttttacCACATTCATCACATACAAAGTGTCTTTCTTTGTTATGTACATAAAGTACATGGTCATTAAGAATGCTAATACTAGTAAAAGTTTTACCACACTGTtcacatataatatttctctgtTCTATGTGTAACTGTTTATGCCTATCCAAATCTGATTTCCTCGCACATTGAAATGCACAGCCATATATGTTACAGATAAACCTTTTATCTCCTTTATGTATACGTCTAATATGTTGATCAAGTGCTCTTtgggaaattaaatttttggaaCAAACTGAACAGGTAAAAGTACCCGTTATAgatacttctttttttattttactaagaTGCAAAGTAGATTCCAAGTGACGGGAATAATCATCTTTTTTAGCAAATGAATGCTTACAATCTGAGCAAAAGTAAATGTCTACaacaaaaagaatttcttatgaatattgtttgtacattctaaaatttctttaaaatttcaaaaaactCACCGCCATTTGAGATTTTATTGTGACTCAACTTTGAAGAATGTACTGTTCTATAATGTTCATGAACTTTCTTTTTAGATGCAAATGTAACGTCACATTTTGAGCATTTGTGAGTATCATGATTCTGTATATGTAGTAGATATGTTTGTTCAATACTGAATGCTTGTAAGCAtctattacatttaaatttctttatacaaTAGTATTCTTTGTGTTTTTTGTCATCTTCTTCTGGTTTTAACATTTGTCCACAATCTGAACAAACTTTCCCATTTTCATAACTATGCTTTGCTCGATGGCGATTTAATAAAGTACGTTTAGGAAAGCTACGAGGACATGCATCACATGTATGTGGATATTTTGTTACTCTTTCTCCATGTGAACGAAACAAATGTATTTCAAGATGTTTACGTCTCGCAAATTTTGCATTACAataagaacaattatttttttgatGACCCTCCAGATGTCGATCCAAATGTCTCTTGTATCTAAATGTCATTGAACATTGGCTACATGATTCAAGTTGCTTGTTTAATGCATCCAatccattaattttaattttgttttcattattcACTGTCATAAGTTTAGTTTCAGgatcattattttcatcatttaaacttttattatcaatCTCTGCTCCATAAACTTTGTCTTTGATCTGAGTAAAaagatttttctatattataatgtttaagctgattaaattaattattatggttACCTGACTTTCCGAATGAAGCAACATTACTTTACAAGTATGATTCTTATTATCTGACATTGTGAAAGAAATTCCGGATGAAGATAACAATAGTTTAtctgaaaattgtattatacaattatagaatactttttttgtagaaatctaaattaatcagcattttataaaattgtgttcgCATATAACCTTAAAAAAATGATCACAGATGTCAAAGATTGATATGATTCAAATGAATCCATAAAATTCTTCTCGATTtcacattaaattaaaatacatgaTACATGTATTGATATATGCACTCTTTTTTAATAGCATCTTAAATACACGTTTGAAATTGACTAACACGATCCATGAAACGTAACTATTCCCCTGTATTCCTATTCTGATTGGTTGTTCAACAGTTGAATGTAAATGCTCTTTAAGTACAGTATTGTTTACAGTAATGGATCCTGCTCCTGCACACTTTTCATGCTCCCTAAGCTGGCTCGCACATCCCCACTATTTTACCGCTCATTCAGCTCTGCGCAGGTACTGTAGAAAGAGAACTAAGTACGATGAAGAAGAACAGAACGAACCCATCGGATTCTATGCGTGGTTGTGTATATGGATAGGACGCAAAGCTTGCTTTGTCGCGCTTGCGGCCTCACTCTTTTCGCGCATATTTTCGGTTGGTGCGCCATCTGAGGCTCGTGCcgtaaaattctatttgtaaCGGAACTtcaactttgaaataaataaaatctgttgcGTTCAGTGTATTTGCGAAAATTGCTCAATTTACTTTGAGATAAATATGTTTTGACAAATTCACAGGATctggtaataaatatatatatttaaatgtattagtCCGAGGGAACCATAGAACATAAGTATGATTTCAAATATTGAGAAGacggaaaatataaatttcttactGAAAAGAGTTCAATTCAATATCTCGAGGTTGGGTGCTACCTTAATTAACTTGGCACTGACTGTGTTGGTACGCAgttctctttctctaattCGAGATACTATTtcgttgtaatatttaatcggTACATTTAATCATTGGGTTTTCGATCATTTGGTTATTCGGTCATTTCGCCAATCAATCATTTTGCTAatcggttatttatttaatccgtCAATTGTCTAatcggttatttatttaatccgtCAATTGGCTAATCAGTTATTTGTATAATcgatcatttaattattcagtcATTTTGCCAATCGGTCATTTAGCTATTCGGACATTTGCCTATCGGTCAATTAGCTAATTGATCTAATCGATCAATTGGGTATTCGGtcattttgattatttaaattgattatttaaaacacggattttattgcaattgtttTTGATCAAATTTTCTTGCTATTATTACAGATCCAGAGACTACGTCGACAGATTACGCGAATGGCTGGTTGGtctttttttctattcctGAACTCTGCACATTCTGAACTGCTCCTACATGCTCTCATCAAGTAGTGAGTcactattt comes from Augochlora pura isolate Apur16 chromosome 1, APUR_v2.2.1, whole genome shotgun sequence and encodes:
- the LOC144476276 gene encoding peptidyl-prolyl cis-trans isomerase FKBP8 isoform X1 yields the protein MILKMKDDTDSNITTTKATLNDHPPEEWIDILGNRQLRKKVVKQGKNGTRPVRSEICTLKIIGKLTDGTVVEEYEDLKIQLGDVEVIQGLDLAIALMDTNEVAEIEVDPRFAYGQLGKLPTIPPNATILYTVELKSIEMQEEIETLSIKQRKEIGNKKRERGNWWFDRDEPMLAIQCYRRALEFLIPAENRSSYHTEIDDSATDAELQALLEDSMKVYNNLAAAQMKTQAYDAALKSVESVLSCQPQNVKALFRKGKILHYKGEHTLAYQTLLQILKLVPETKAVQMELAILKGKITKDAQHEKNLYRKMFGTHKNSNTSTKNVKKGTESKTISYVSWSIMGGTTAAIAGFLLYRFIL
- the LOC144476276 gene encoding peptidyl-prolyl cis-trans isomerase FKBP8 isoform X2 produces the protein MKDDTDSNITTTKATLNDHPPEEWIDILGNRQLRKKVVKQGKNGTRPVRSEICTLKIIGKLTDGTVVEEYEDLKIQLGDVEVIQGLDLAIALMDTNEVAEIEVDPRFAYGQLGKLPTIPPNATILYTVELKSIEMQEEIETLSIKQRKEIGNKKRERGNWWFDRDEPMLAIQCYRRALEFLIPAENRSSYHTEIDDSATDAELQALLEDSMKVYNNLAAAQMKTQAYDAALKSVESVLSCQPQNVKALFRKGKILHYKGEHTLAYQTLLQILKLVPETKAVQMELAILKGKITKDAQHEKNLYRKMFGTHKNSNTSTKNVKKGTESKTISYVSWSIMGGTTAAIAGFLLYRFIL
- the LOC144476200 gene encoding uncharacterized protein LOC144476200; translation: MSDNKNHTCKVMLLHSESQIKDKVYGAEIDNKSLNDENNDPETKLMTVNNENKIKINGLDALNKQLESCSQCSMTFRYKRHLDRHLEGHQKNNCSYCNAKFARRKHLEIHLFRSHGERVTKYPHTCDACPRSFPKRTLLNRHRAKHSYENGKVCSDCGQMLKPEEDDKKHKEYYCIKKFKCNRCLQAFSIEQTYLLHIQNHDTHKCSKCDVTFASKKKVHEHYRTVHSSKLSHNKISNGDIYFCSDCKHSFAKKDDYSRHLESTLHLSKIKKEVSITGTFTCSVCSKNLISQRALDQHIRRIHKGDKRFICNIYGCAFQCARKSDLDRHKQLHIEQRNIICEQCGKTFTSISILNDHVLYVHNKERHFVCDECGKTFKRNSLLKRHKLSHQQHRPFVCMQCSTAFKRSHHLTRHMETCHRIVSVKKKKVVKLMKTEDGHLVPVPEIPKKLKPKKLKVTENFDITTSDKIFSTTRTNIINEHIDSRFELQTVPDSHDLCENPILSLELSNLLTTTDSVPQVLSLVDINAGQIVTVEVTSPKTSTMSDLIDQFETNSNEILNLNNYQDLEFHHEILNTDQPFFENSNYSELLFGTVEGTSLFVDSNINKVDTTPIDNYLNQSFPSFLNL